The following nucleotide sequence is from Arvicola amphibius chromosome 1, mArvAmp1.2, whole genome shotgun sequence.
CGCAGGCACTGAGGATGGGGAGACGGGAGATGAGGACGGGTGGGGGCGCGCTTCGAGGGGGGGGGGATGATTGGATGCTGGCTCCGCCCAGTGAAGCATCCTACGCTGAGGAACAGGCATAGGACATGGGGTTTCGGCTTGGCGCAGAAAAGGCTTGGGCTTCTCCCTTGGTGCAGGCGAGGGAATCGTCCCCTAGGGTGTGCGCTGGCCATTTCTGAACGCTGGTTACCACAACCAAAGGCCCTTAGGAGCTCTGTTTACTCCACCTTTGCCACTCTGGGGCATCGGCACGAGGACAGTGAAGCTAGTTCTCCGAgcaccgctgctgctgctgctaggtGGTTCCCACCATTTGCTTCTTCCTACTCTTCTTACTCGGATTCCAGGCTTCTCACCCACCAGTCCAGGCACATGACCTATACAGCTAGAGATGGATTTGGATTAGATTGAAACCCTTGTCCCTTTTCTCATGTTTTCAAGTTACATTCGAATCTTAGCAAGAAACAAACACTGTCTCCTTTCGCCAGGAGTTCACACGCAGGTGATTAAAAATCACCTTGATTCCCCCTGTCCCCACCCCATTAGGACAGTAGACCCCACGTATTGATGCTCTCGACATGTCCTACATACAGTACCTCAGATTGCTGCCTGCCTGTGCTTTTAGCTCAGTGGTTTCTCATAAAATCGCTTTGAGACAGATCCCTGAAACTGGGGTACAGGGATGATGCTAGCTTACCACAAATGTACAGCTAGTATGTGCCTAAGTAAAAGATCTTTCCCCCTTTACTGACTCGGTAGGAAGTATCAGTATTTGTGGTAAGCAGCCAGCTCAGAAGCTGTGTTCCGTCTGCATTTCCCTAGTGACATTTCTGGCAGAGTGCTGGTTATGAATGAGCAGATAGGAGCTATGAGTCCATAGGGTTTGCCAGTAGGCTCATTGGACAAAGACCAGTCGCACCAAGGTATAAATGGAATAGACAGGGCGTGTCTGGACCTGCTGAGGCTGGTGTGAATGGAAGTGGACCATGGGACTAGTAATGCCTGATGGTAAAGTATGGGGCAGGAGATTTGTGGTTGGGATCACCTTGTCATCAAGACTCCTTTAAAGTAAAGCCTTGCTTGCACGTGGTAGCTGTGGTGTGAGACATGCCGTGCCCTCTTGCCCAACTGTGGAATCTGGACTCTCTTTTTAATGGCTACATTCGCAATTTAGAGGTACCCAGTTCTCTGGGAATACAGTTGTTCTCAAAGCTGCCATTCTCCGAATTCTCTCCATTCTGCTACTCTTACTTTCCATTGTTGTTTAATCTATTTGCCCTAATTAACTTGTTCAATAATTGTGttaagtgcctactgtgtgctgacaTCATTCTGTGTCATGGGGATTCAGGGAGCAAGCCTGAGAGAGTACCTGTTCTTATGGAGCTTACATTTTGGTGGAGGAAGACACACGAAACTCAAGGAAACAAACGAGAGCATTTCAGATAGCGGTAAGTGCTATAGAAATGAtgaaacaaagccgggcggtggtggcgcacgcctttaatcccagcactcgggaggcagaggcaggcggatctctgtgagttcgaggccagcctggtctacaagagctagttccaggacaggctctaaaaaagctgcagagaaaccctgtctcgaaaaaccaaaaaaaaaaaaaaaaagaaaaaaagaaaaaaaaaaaaagagaaatgatgaaaCAACAGGGTGATGTGATagtgactgaggcagggggattaggaTCGATCGGATGATTGGAGAAGGCTTCTTTGAGGAGGGGGCAGCTAAGCTGAAACTGATGGGCAAGAAAGGTCCAGTCATGCTCCAAGGTCATTCAGTGCTTTCTCCAGTCTTTATATTAGCTCTGGAACTTGAGTGTCTCATTCATTGTCATGCTGTTCCTTGCCCTGTTTCTGTACCTTTGCAATGTATAGAGTATGCGTGGGCCCCTCAAGGGATGTGAATAACTTTCTACAACAATGAGACATCGCTCTGTGATgctattataagaaaaataaaactagggggctcgagagatggctcagtagttaagagcattgcctgctcttccaaaggccccaagttcaattcccggcaaccacatacatggtggctcacaaccatctgtaatgaggtctggtgccctcttctggccttcagacatgcacacagacagaatattgtatatataataaataaatataaaaaaataaataaaactaatgaaGGCAATTTATGCCCTTAACTTTCCCAGACTTTTACACTTGAGTCTCTTGCTTTCTGTGCATATGCACAGAAATTATATCACAGTTGCTTGGTGACCTTTCAGATTttcaactataaaataaaattaattccagAGTCaatagatttttctgtttttctacctCTGCCTGAGTCCATTGGTGTCCACGACATCAAGATGAAGCCTTTAGATATATAAACAGAATTCCAGGAAGCTCGCTCTAGGACTTGCACATTTTAGGAGTGTTTAATATTCCAGTGCTCCTAGGTCATAAGCAAGATGTGTTTGTCAGCGCACAATAACAGCCGTCTTCTTTCTCCAGTGTGACGGGGAAGATGGAGGAGTACGAGGAGTTCTGTGAGAAAGCCCTCGCCCGAGCTCAGGCGGCATCGCTGTCCACAGAGAGCTTCCTGCCCGCCCAGGCAGACAGTGTCTCACTCATCCGCTTCCACGGGCTGGCTGTGCTTTCTCCACTGGTAAACttaggaattatttatttttaaagattgatcCCATTTTTAAGTATGTTTGCTCATGGGTACAGGTGCCCAAGGAGAGCAGAACAGCGCAtcagctctcctggagctggagcgaTAGACTCCATAGGCGCTGTGAGCTGAACAGTGTGTTCTTatccagagtcatctctccagctcccttgtttgttttaaaataacttttaaaactagTGAACGactactgaaaaataaatggaaggtTTATGAACAGCCAACAAGATGCCTAATGTCTTTTCGTAATTagagaaatacaataaaaatgagttaGCATTTTTTCCCTACTAGATTTGCAACGATCCCATAGGACTTCATGTTCTTATGTTGTGGGCAAAATGAATGTTTAATGCACTTTTATCAGAAaagtcaggttttcttttttcctttggcaaGCAGTTTGGTAGtgtttatcaaaatttaaaagtgtttgtAACTTTTGACTCAGCAATTCTATTCAGGAAGACTGTCTTACAGATATGTTCAAAGAAATAAGTATAAGTTACAACAACATCGTTTAAAATAGCAGAAGACAGATTGCTAACTAAATGTCCATTAACAACGGAACAGTTTAACCATGTCTGTTGTATCCATTTCCTGTATGCATTAGAGTGAATAAGGGGAGCTAAGAGTGCCAGCGTGGAAGGCCgtctgtgctgctgctgcagcaTCCTCTCAGGCAGCTGGGCAGTGGACCCCGACCTGGCTTTAGACCAGCTTTGTCACTCTCTGCTGGGCAGAACTTGTGGTCCATCTCACTAACTGTTAAATGAGGATACAGATAGCAGTGCTGCCCTCATAATGCTTTTTGGGAATTAAATGAATATATGTGAAATGCTTGGGCTAGTCCCTGGATCATAGGTGGCATTCAGTATATGTTAAACATTTGCAATTTGGAAAAGGGATGGTATATTCTTTCTTTGGCAAGGGGTAATAGAATAGAGGATGGTAGAGAGTTAATATTTATCATCATAGACAATTTGATGTTGTTTTTTTCAATGTGTGACCATACTTTAATCAGAAAGTTAGATaagtaataaatttatttttattgtataagcATTAAAAGATCAATGTTTTCAGCCAGCATTTTGTAATGAACGTTGTAAACCTAGAAAGCTTGGACGGTAATACAGTGACCACTCATCCTGTACTACTCAGTACCTACTACTATCCATCTGAGATGAAATCTTTGGACATTCTGAAGGAAGTAGAAAGGTGACGTGCACTGACAAGAAGGGTACAAGTTGAAGAACCTGAATGAGAGATCAGAAGTCAGAGAATGTCAGTTGAGAAGTTCCGCAGTGGCTCCAAGGGCTAATTTAATTTTGTCTATCATTTAAAGTATTGGAGAAGTGAGCAaggcatttttttcctgtgagctTGATTTTTAGTTGGGAATAAACTACATTCAGTGATATGCACCGGCCATACATGACAGAGCTTCTGAAGTTTTATTTGGGCTGTGTCTGTGTGACACTCAAATGAAGTTCTTGCACCCCAGACACTTGTTGGATGATTTATATAGTGCTTTGGTTGTTCTGATTCAGAACTTGCCAGTTTGATACTTTTACCATTGAATTGCATGTTTATGATGTTTTGCAGCTTACCAtcgagaagagaaaggaaattcaACAGGAAAAGCAGAAAGCACTGGACGTCCAAACAAGAAAGCAGGCCAATAGGAAGAAAGCTTTACTGACTCGTGTCCAGGAGATTCTTGAAAATGTCCAGGTGTGTCAGAAAACTTCTAGATTGAAATGAAGACAGTACAAAGTAAACACTGGTAACAGCTTTTCAGAAAAGCTTACTAGTTGTGAAGTATGTTTTGGTTGAGTATGATTTGTTGGAGAGAATCCATTTGTTTGTTAGTGCTGCCCAGTACTTGAGTCAGAGAGGGTCCTTAGACAGTGGCTCCATACACTGGGCATAGCTGCTTATTGTCTGTCTTGTGACCACAAACAGTGTCAGAGATGACAGAATTGCCCATTGTAGTTAGCCGCTGAATTAATCAGACTGTTTAGTAAAGGACCTTCTTATTCTCTGCTAAAGTAAATAATTGCCTTCAAAGGATTtgggatgtgtatatgtgtgtgttcatgtgtgaaaCTTTTACTCTTAGATATGGAAAACTGCCATCCACGTAGATTAAACAAATAGGCTGGCCTGCATATATCTCCAGACTAAAACTGAAATCATTTAAATGACAATATCTATGCCTTTTgtagctatttttatttaaattaactcaGATTTAGGTAAACAAGGATTGTGTCATTtcatactaaaaagaaaaaccagtgaTTTAAATGGAACAACTAAATCCGCCATACATAACACTTTTGCTTTTTTGTAGTTTTCAGGGCTTTTCGGCTGTCTCTGTGACTTCTGCTGGATGACTGCGGTAGTGAGCCTTAGGTTGTTTCCACCAACTGCTGCGTTTCCCTGTGGGGTCGTGTATAGTGCTGGCAGTAGATTTTAATTTGCAGATTATAACTACTGTCTATGTTAGTTAATGTATAGTAGTTTGTTAGCCTACTGACTGTTTCCTGTTATTACAACAAAAATGGCAGAGTGTTCTGAATCTAGTCCATGGAGAGGATCCAATTCTTATTAACAGATTATACTAATGAAATTACTTGAGTCCTAGaactttctgtttagaaaagCGTACACAATGTCACCTGTAATGAATTTCTATATAGACAGGGATTTTATGGAATCCAAATAGATTGGGAGGGCCTCTTTCATCTATAAAACCTATATGATtcagttaaatatttatttttaaaatttagtttgtcTAATTTAAGGTCCATTTTACCACATACAAAAAATCATAGCTTTTGAGTATCAAAGATGTGAACTGTGCAATATTTTACATAGCAGAATAATCTGTTTTGCTTAAGCCTGGGACCATGCCCATGGATTCCGGGAATGTGCACCCCTTTTGGTTTATTTTCGTCCTGTGGTTATCAGCAAGTCTACCTGAATTGTTTACTGCACAGTGCCTGGAAACGAGCCATCATGTGTCTTGGGACTTATAGGTGAGACACAAGTGCCATATAGTCTAGCAAAACAAGACAAGCCCATAGGAAAAAGCCGCTCTAGGTTTTTGGTATTCAGAATGGAATGAGCTCTagcttatttttttcctggttggTCTCTGAGGTATACAGTTGTTTTCACCCTAATGTGTCAGCTGTTGACCTACTTGTTTGAAAACATACAGATTGCTGACTTCACTTTGTCAGTTGATCTAATTAAAGTTGACTTTGTAAGCTGAGTTCTAAGTGGAAAATTTCTAATTTCTCAGTAACATAAACTACATGGATAAGCTATTATTTATGGCAGAAACTCCTCATTTTATggggagggttttttgtttgtttttaaatggaagCATTTTTCCCCCAGCTGGTACACACAGAAGGCCCACAGAGAAAAACACCTCTGTAAAGTAGAGCTGGGCAGGTGGTCTCAGAAATCCAAAGCCTctaaagtattttttgtttgttttcgaggcagggtcttattttgtagccttggctgcccttgAATTTATAGAAATCCACCTACTAGcctctgtctcatgagtgctgggattaagggcatgtctACTACCTCTggctaaaactttttaaaaagtcttagttttatattttacttgcatgtgtatctgtgcatcacGTGTGCATCTGGTACCCATGTAAGCccaaagagggcattagatctcctggaactggagttacaaatagcgAGCTGCCGTGtagatgctgggagctgaacttggcaTCACTGCAAGAGCAAGTGTCTAAACTGATGAGTCATCTCTGGAGTTCTTAGGAGTGTGTCTGTGTAagagctctagctgtcctgaactagctctgtagaccaggctggctgcaaactcacagattcgcctgctgggattaaaggactacaccaccaccgcctggtttaggAGGTTCTTGAATAAGCATATGACAGGCAGaagtcttattatttttacttaatcaATGTCCTTGTTTTGCTTTATGAGATGTAATTATGTAAAACATTTGCTTATTTGGTATTTATTGCATATGTTATTGTTAGGGAATAACTTGTCTTAGGAATCATTGCTGGTGGTAATAACACACAATTAGAAAGAAGTTAATGATATTGCTCCTATCCCAAGATTAAAGTGAACATAGataaattgtgtgtttgtgtgtccagaCATACTCGTTTCAGaagagattattttctttcttcctttaaataaataggCCAGGGGGCTAGGGTAACCAATAACCTTTTATAGTGATTCAGGATATAGAAACTGATTGCtgagtgtattttatttttcttttagctttttttttttttttttttttttttttgtctttcaagacaaggtttctctctgtgtagctttggagcctgtcctggtacttgctctgtaggccaggccaggctggcttccaactcacagagatctgcctgcctctgccctccaagtgctggcattaaagacgtgtgccaccatgcaatcctcttgtctcagtctcctgagtattgAGATGGCAGGCATGAAATATCCTTTGTGTTCTTAAATATCAGAACTCTTAaatcttccttttctgctttattttcgaAAACGATAAAATCaaaggctttttttgtttgtttgtttttgttttagaggtagggcacacttttaatcccagtgaatgggaggcagaggcaggaggatctcgctgagttcaaggctagtctgatgtatatagagaaaccctgtctttttttaaaaaaagaaatgaaagcaaataaaaacaaacaacaacaaaacccacaggctcttttttttttttttgtataatgaagaaatactaatttttaaatgtcCCTTTTCAGGTTAGAAAAGCACCAAATGCTAGTGATTTTGACCAATGGGCGACAGAAACTATTTATTCTAATTCAGAAGTCAAAAGCTTGAATGCTCCTGCTACAATTCCGAACAGCTTGCCAAGCCCCCCTGAGCACTGTACTTCAGTAAAGCTTGAAAAGGTAACTGGACTTCTGCCTGTGGGCAATAAGGACCAACACAATGCTAATGGGATGAGCCTGCCTAGTGACTCCGAAGGGTCTGACTCTCTGAAGCGGTGTGACAGTccagacagcaggcaggcagaaaacGGAGCTGCTCCAAGGCTCTCTGCAGCGAGCTCACAGGAGACTCTCATTTCTGACGGTCCCCTCTCAGCAAAAGAAGAACAGGACCCATCACGTTTGCCTGAAGTCACTCCAGATCCCTACATCATGAGCCTTCAGAAtctaatgaagaagtcaaaggagttcGTGGAGAGAGAACAGTCTAGACGAAGTCTGAGGAGTGGTGCAAAGAGAAGTGCTAGTGAAAGCCACTCAGACAAAGAAAACGATGCTGCTAAGGCAGGTGACTGTGTGAAGGAGAAGACCCCACCTCTGCCCACAGGCCGGCACTGTGGCTCCACCATCCCAGACAAACCAAGCCTTAATAAGTCCAACGTTCTCCTACAAGGTGCTTCTCAAGCAAGCAACATGGGCACGTCAGTTTTAGCCAGCTTTTCCAAAGTAGATCTACCTGTGGGAAATGACTCTCCCACTCTTCCAGATGCCGAGGCAGCTTTTAAAGTTATTCCCACCTTTATTACTGAAAATAAAGTTATCAAAAGTCTTACAGGTCCATACGCCAAATTACCTAGTCCAGAGCCAAGTGTGAGTCCTACAATGCATCGAAGGCATTCCAGGCCATCGTCAGCATGTCAGATCCTTATAAATAACCCGGTGAATGCCTGTGAGCTGAGcccaaagggaaaagaagaggccatgCATAGAGTCACTCCAGCCGCTGGTGAAACAACCAAGGAATCTGAAATTGTGCCAAAGTCACCAGCTGACTTCACAGGCAAGGTTTCTGCTAGCAAAAGCATGTTGGAGACCACAAAAGAAATGGTTATGGGTAAGCCAACTCAGGGACATCAGGCCTTAGGAAATCAAGTAGACAATAAAGTCACTGTTGAGCATGCTGCTATGGAAGGTGCCCTCACACCCGATGAGAGGGAAGTCCGGAAAGTGGACAGTACTTGTATGGCAGTGCCCAAGTTGCATGAACTACACACCACCAGTCAGTGTGTAGCAAGTCAGGCCATGGAAGATGTGTGTGGACTCAAGTCAGCCAATATGTTAGCAAAAAACTCTTGCAATTTACAAATGGAACTGAATAAATCATATGATGTGAAAAACCCATCTCCCTTACTTATGCAGACCCAGATGTCCAGACACCAGATGGACACTCCTTTAGTGCCCTGTGGAAACGAACAGTTTTTGGATAACAGTTTTGAAAAAGTTAAGCGGAGACTTGATTTAGATATTGATAGTTTGCAAAAAGAAAATTGTCCTTACATTATAACAACTGGAGTAGCCGAACAGGAAAGGGAACACCTGCGAGAAAGAAGATACTCTAAGGGATCCGGCTACATTAACAAGAATAAGATACTAGAAACTAGCCCTAAAGGTACGGAAACTAGAAGTGTTTGCTGCCTCTCAAGGTGAtcgcatttttaaaattttgttgtttgtttgcttggttggttttttttcttcgaaacacagggtttctctgtgtatccctggctgtcctagaacttgctttgtagaccaggctggctttgaactcagatatctgcctgcctctgcctccctagtgctgggattaaaggtgtgcgccaccactgcccagcaagaaccACATCTCtcttaaaatttgtgtgtgtgtgtatgtgtgtgtgtgtgtgtgtgtgtgagagagagagagagagagagagagagagagagagagagagagagcacatctaCATGAGTTTGTGTGCACCACATTCATGCAGGTGCCTGAGGGGGTTAGAGGACATCCAGTTCCCTGGATCAGGCAGTTGTAGGTCACCTGATGTGATATTGAGAACCAAGTCTGGGTCCTTTGGACAAGCAATGGGTGTTCTTATCCTGGGCTGTCTTCAGCCCCAGGACCACATCTTAAAGCTAGTCAGGCTTTGGAGACTCTTGGCTGCAGTGGTGAGCTCTGTCgagggtgggaaggggaggaggtgcaGCCCTGCTGTTAGACAGTCTGTGAGTTTTCTCCATCTAAGGGCACGTGTTTCTTTTCAGAAGGCCAGGAGATACTAAAAAGCAGGATGTTAGCGTTTGAAGAGATGCGAAAGAGACTGGAGGAGCAGCATGCGCAGCAGCTGTCCCTCCTCATAGCAGAGCAGGAGCGAGAGCAGGAGCGACTGCAGAGGGTGAGGCACCGAGGTGTGGGGACGGGCTAGCTGCAAAGAGTTAACTGCAGCCACCTCCATGCTGACTGTTTTCTGCTCTACACATCTTTGGTTGgttggagacaagatctctctctctctctctctctctctctctctctctctctctctctctctctctctctctctcgggggaattaggtttttttcaagacaaggtttctctgtgtagccctgagtgctgggattaaaggcatgtgccaccaccacctggccgcTCTGTACATCTTACTCTAAGGTGGCCATTGATCTTGATGTGTGGGTAGTATCTTGTCAGAATGCAAGTTCTAACATGTAAGTTCTTACCTAAAAGCAACTGAGTAATTTGTGAAAGGAACCTTACTGAATCCTTCAATTGGAATTCCTAAtagttttaaaggtttttaaaaaatagatgctgaatatatattttcaagaacAATATCATAAAAATACTTGTTTTGTGATTATTATAgtcatctcattttaaaaacattttttaaaaagtgcaatcAGCTGATCCAATTGTAATT
It contains:
- the Ccp110 gene encoding centriolar coiled-coil protein of 110 kDa isoform X1, with protein sequence MEEYEEFCEKALARAQAASLSTESFLPAQADSVSLIRFHGLAVLSPLLTIEKRKEIQQEKQKALDVQTRKQANRKKALLTRVQEILENVQVRKAPNASDFDQWATETIYSNSEVKSLNAPATIPNSLPSPPEHCTSVKLEKVTGLLPVGNKDQHNANGMSLPSDSEGSDSLKRCDSPDSRQAENGAAPRLSAASSQETLISDGPLSAKEEQDPSRLPEVTPDPYIMSLQNLMKKSKEFVEREQSRRSLRSGAKRSASESHSDKENDAAKAGDCVKEKTPPLPTGRHCGSTIPDKPSLNKSNVLLQGASQASNMGTSVLASFSKVDLPVGNDSPTLPDAEAAFKVIPTFITENKVIKSLTGPYAKLPSPEPSVSPTMHRRHSRPSSACQILINNPVNACELSPKGKEEAMHRVTPAAGETTKESEIVPKSPADFTGKVSASKSMLETTKEMVMGKPTQGHQALGNQVDNKVTVEHAAMEGALTPDEREVRKVDSTCMAVPKLHELHTTSQCVASQAMEDVCGLKSANMLAKNSCNLQMELNKSYDVKNPSPLLMQTQMSRHQMDTPLVPCGNEQFLDNSFEKVKRRLDLDIDSLQKENCPYIITTGVAEQEREHLRERRYSKGSGYINKNKILETSPKEGQEILKSRMLAFEEMRKRLEEQHAQQLSLLIAEQEREQERLQREIEEQEKMLKEKAVAADVSDLSSALELEWRKRSGSALLETMLSQVDSLQTSDNSGFTNSALQYSFGSASEAPFYLWGSLASGVTKLSVTRPFGRAQAKWSQVFSPEIQAKFNKITAVAKGFLTRKLMQTDKLKQLRQTVKDTMEFIRSFQSEAPLKRGVVSAQDASLQERVLAQLRAALYGIHDIFFVMDAAERMSILYHDREARKEKLLRQMGKMRSPRVALSAATQKSLDRKKFMKVAEMGMPNKKFLLKQSPSETRVLQPNQGQNAPVHRLLSRQGTPKTSVKGVVQNRQKPSQSRVPNRAPVSGAYAGKIQRKQPNVATI
- the Ccp110 gene encoding centriolar coiled-coil protein of 110 kDa isoform X3; amino-acid sequence: MEEYEEFCEKALARAQAASLSTESFLPAQADSVSLIRFHGLAVLSPLLTIEKRKEIQQEKQKALDVQTRKQANRKKALLTRVQEILENVQVRKAPNASDFDQWATETIYSNSEVKSLNAPATIPNSLPSPPEHCTSVKLEKVTGLLPVGNKDQHNANGMSLPSDSEGSDSLKRCDSPDSRQAENGAAPRLSAASSQETLISDGPLSAKEEQDPSRLPEVTPDPYIMSLQNLMKKSKEFVEREQSRRSLRSGAKRSASESHSDKENDAAKAGDCVKEKTPPLPTGRHCGSTIPDKPSLNKSNVLLQGASQASNMGTSVLASFSKVDLPVGNDSPTLPDAEAAFKVIPTFITENKVIKSLTGPYAKLPSPEPSVSPTMHRRHSRPSSACQILINNPVNACELSPKGKEEAMHRVTPAAGETTKESEIVPKSPADFTGKVSASKSMLETTKEMVMGKPTQGHQALGNQVDNKVTVEHAAMEGALTPDEREVRKVDSTCMAVPKLHELHTTSQCVASQAMEDVCGLKSANMLAKNSCNLQMELNKSYDVKNPSPLLMQTQMSRHQMDTPLVPCGNEQFLDNSFEKVKRRLDLDIDSLQKENCPYIITTGVAEQEREHLRERRYSKGSGYINKNKILETSPKEGQEILKSRMLAFEEMRKRLEEQHAQQLSLLIAEQEREQERLQREIEEQEKMLKEKAVAADVSDLSSALELEWRKRSGSALLETMLSQVDSLQTSDNSGFTNSALQYSFGSASEAPFYLWGSLASGVTKLSVTRPFGRAQAKWSQVFSPEIQAKFNKITAVAKGFLTRKLMQTDKLKQLRQTVKDTMEFIRSFQSEAPLKRGVVSAQDASLQERVLAQLRAALYGIHDIFFVMDAAERMSILYHDREARKEKLLRQMGKMRSPRVALSAATQKSLDRKKFMKVAEMGMPNKKFLLKQSPSETRVLQPNQGQNAPVHRLLSRQGSICRKNPKKAAKCCDNLRRQHSLG
- the Ccp110 gene encoding centriolar coiled-coil protein of 110 kDa isoform X2, which translates into the protein MEEYEEFCEKALARAQAASLSTESFLPAQADSVSLIRFHGLAVLSPLLTIEKRKEIQQEKQKALDVQTRKQANRKKALLTRVQEILENVQVRKAPNASDFDQWATETIYSNSEVKSLNAPATIPNSLPSPPEHCTSVKLEKVTGLLPVGNKDQHNANGMSLPSDSEGSDSLKRCDSPDSRQAENGAAPRLSAASSQETLISDGPLSAKEEQDPSRLPEVTPDPYIMSLQNLMKKSKEFVEREQSRRSLRSGAKRSASESHSDKENDAAKAGDCVKEKTPPLPTGRHCGSTIPDKPSLNKSNVLLQGASQASNMGTSVLASFSKVDLPVGNDSPTLPDAEAAFKVIPTFITENKVIKSLTGPYAKLPSPEPSVSPTMHRRHSRPSSACQILINNPVNACELSPKGKEEAMHRVTPAAGETTKESEIVPKSPADFTGKVSASKSMLETTKEMVMGKPTQGHQALGNQVDNKVTVEHAAMEGALTPDEREVRKVDSTCMAVPKLHELHTTSQCVASQAMEDVCGLKSANMLAKNSCNLQMELNKSYDVKNPSPLLMQTQMSRHQMDTPLVPCGNEQFLDNSFEKVKRRLDLDIDSLQKENCPYIITTGVAEQEREHLRERRYSKGSGYINKNKILETSPKGQEILKSRMLAFEEMRKRLEEQHAQQLSLLIAEQEREQERLQREIEEQEKMLKEKAVAADVSDLSSALELEWRKRSGSALLETMLSQVDSLQTSDNSGFTNSALQYSFGSASEAPFYLWGSLASGVTKLSVTRPFGRAQAKWSQVFSPEIQAKFNKITAVAKGFLTRKLMQTDKLKQLRQTVKDTMEFIRSFQSEAPLKRGVVSAQDASLQERVLAQLRAALYGIHDIFFVMDAAERMSILYHDREARKEKLLRQMGKMRSPRVALSAATQKSLDRKKFMKVAEMGMPNKKFLLKQSPSETRVLQPNQGQNAPVHRLLSRQGTPKTSVKGVVQNRQKPSQSRVPNRAPVSGAYAGKIQRKQPNVATI
- the Ccp110 gene encoding centriolar coiled-coil protein of 110 kDa isoform X4, whose protein sequence is MSLPSDSEGSDSLKRCDSPDSRQAENGAAPRLSAASSQETLISDGPLSAKEEQDPSRLPEVTPDPYIMSLQNLMKKSKEFVEREQSRRSLRSGAKRSASESHSDKENDAAKAGDCVKEKTPPLPTGRHCGSTIPDKPSLNKSNVLLQGASQASNMGTSVLASFSKVDLPVGNDSPTLPDAEAAFKVIPTFITENKVIKSLTGPYAKLPSPEPSVSPTMHRRHSRPSSACQILINNPVNACELSPKGKEEAMHRVTPAAGETTKESEIVPKSPADFTGKVSASKSMLETTKEMVMGKPTQGHQALGNQVDNKVTVEHAAMEGALTPDEREVRKVDSTCMAVPKLHELHTTSQCVASQAMEDVCGLKSANMLAKNSCNLQMELNKSYDVKNPSPLLMQTQMSRHQMDTPLVPCGNEQFLDNSFEKVKRRLDLDIDSLQKENCPYIITTGVAEQEREHLRERRYSKGSGYINKNKILETSPKEGQEILKSRMLAFEEMRKRLEEQHAQQLSLLIAEQEREQERLQREIEEQEKMLKEKAVAADVSDLSSALELEWRKRSGSALLETMLSQVDSLQTSDNSGFTNSALQYSFGSASEAPFYLWGSLASGVTKLSVTRPFGRAQAKWSQVFSPEIQAKFNKITAVAKGFLTRKLMQTDKLKQLRQTVKDTMEFIRSFQSEAPLKRGVVSAQDASLQERVLAQLRAALYGIHDIFFVMDAAERMSILYHDREARKEKLLRQMGKMRSPRVALSAATQKSLDRKKFMKVAEMGMPNKKFLLKQSPSETRVLQPNQGQNAPVHRLLSRQGTPKTSVKGVVQNRQKPSQSRVPNRAPVSGAYAGKIQRKQPNVATI